The Paenibacillus sp. G2S3 region GAGTAGATGATCCCAATGATTAAGTGGATGCTCTTTCTTTTTGAGAGAGGTAAACAGAATTCCCGCACAATGAATCCCCCATTGTTCAAAAGCATTTTCAAGTTGACGTTTATATTCCTCAATGGAAATTTCTTGTTCCCTGTGCTTGTCGATCTGATTAACAATCAGATACAATGGTTTACCCCAGTCACTAAGATTTTTGGCAAAGGCCAAATTATTCTCTGACTGAACATGGTTATAATCCATTACGTAAAATACGACATCCGCCAAATGCAGCGCGGAGCGGGTCGCCGCCTGATGGCCATCATCCGTCGAATCTACCCCAGGTGTATCCAATAGAACGCCATCCTTGCCTAGCAGTGGTATCTCATTCCATACTTCAATCGCGGAATATTCACCACCATTTCGACAGTATTCCTGTAATCTTTCTGGAGTTGTCTCTATAGGAGCAGGATCATTTTTACTTCCTTCAACTCTAGGATAAATAAGCACTCGTGGAACTCCACTGCGAATAGAGACAATATTGGCACTCGTCGGCACAGGTCCAGAAGGCAGCACTGAACTGCCGCAAAGAAGATTAATCATACTGGATTTCCCTGCCGAAAAATGTCCGCAAAAAGCAAGGGTAAGTTCATTCCCACCCTCTTTATGTTGTAAATCTTCAAATATACGTTCAGATCCCTCATCACCCCAGCGGTGCATTAATCCACGCAACTGGAAAAGCAGCGATGCTGTTTCATTTGATGTCTCTTTCTGGATTCTAACCTGTTCCGCTCTCACTGACTCTCCACCTCCACTGTTACCATCTAATCATGCTTTGAATAAAGTTTCACTTTATACATTATCCTTATATTTCTCACTTAAAGCCTTACAGTCCTTATAAGGACGCCGAAGACGATTATGCTTATGCAATGTTTATACAGGTATAATTTCTGTGATGTCACGCAGAACCTTTTTTATAAATAATAATTACAGTTTATCACCAGTTTGACACAAATTAAATACACACTACTTACAAAATAACCTATCATCTCTTACGAAATGAGGTTATTTAAACATCTTTCTGCTATTATCGCTAGAAAAGTAAGAAGCAAAAAAGGAGCCAGCCCTAGGGCCGACTCCTTTTATCAATTCTAAATTTATGCAGTTTCCGAAACAGGCAATAGAATTTCGAATACTTTTCCGTGCTGTAGAATAGTCAAACCACGAGATTTATCTCTCATTACAACAACCTCAGGTTTCACTGACATACGCTCAAAATAGTGTTCAGGAACGTCACCGGAATGACTGATCGTGATACCTTCTACTTCTTGCTCTTCGTTCTCTTCGAGTGGGCTTTCCACTACGCGATCAAAAATATCCGAGAACACTTCAAAATTATCTGTGTATACAGAAATGCATTTCATCTCTATCCCATCCTCTTCTTCAACTCTAACTTTTTGACGTATGATCTTTAGCTTTCCTGACAACAGCTGTTTTCATACGTTTTTTGCCCTCTCGACATACATCAAGGAGCGGGCAAACTTGACATTTTGGGTTCTGTGCCTTGCAGTGATATCGTCCGAAAAAGATAAGCCGGTGATGAGTAATCGTCCATTCGTCACGTGGCACAGCCTTCATTAGCTTCTTTTCCACTTCCAGCACAGAATCTTTCCAGCCTGCTAATGCAAGTCGTTTAGCAACCCTCTCCACATGCGTGTCCACTGCAATGGCAGGAACTCCAAAAGCATTAGATACTACTACGTTTGCGGTTTTACGACCTACACCGGGCAACGTTACAAGCAAGTCATGAGCCTCAGGCACCTCGCCACCATACTGTTCTATGAGTATAGAGCATAGGCTTTGGATATGCTTAGCTTTGTTACGATATAAGCCGATGCGCCGGATATCCCCCTCCAATTCCTCCAGCGGTACAGAAATATAATCGATGGGGGCTTTGTACTTTTGGAACAGGTCCTCGGTCACTTTGTTCACCGTTGCATCCGTACATTGGGCTGACAACAGCACCGCTATCGTTAATTCAAAAGCGTTACTGTGATTTAGCTCGCAATGTGCATCAGGGAACAAGTCTCCAATCGTATCCAAAATGTGGCGGACCTCTGCAACTTTCATAGTGTCCCCTCCACGGAGCGATTACGCTCAGTAAAACTTACACGAGCGTGTCCTCTCTAATGTAAAGAAATATAAGCAAAGTCTGTATTATAACGTATGGTTTCATACATTTCAAGAAAATACAACTCTTATACTTTCTTATATTTCAAAAAAAACGTCTTGACGCAGGCAAAGCTCCTGTGTCAAGACGGTGATTCACTCGGAAATCCACCATTGCTACTA contains the following coding sequences:
- the nth gene encoding endonuclease III; the protein is MKVAEVRHILDTIGDLFPDAHCELNHSNAFELTIAVLLSAQCTDATVNKVTEDLFQKYKAPIDYISVPLEELEGDIRRIGLYRNKAKHIQSLCSILIEQYGGEVPEAHDLLVTLPGVGRKTANVVVSNAFGVPAIAVDTHVERVAKRLALAGWKDSVLEVEKKLMKAVPRDEWTITHHRLIFFGRYHCKAQNPKCQVCPLLDVCREGKKRMKTAVVRKAKDHTSKS